In a single window of the Blastopirellula retiformator genome:
- the rpoC gene encoding DNA-directed RNA polymerase subunit beta', translated as MSILEGSYDRINDYTAVKISLARPHDIRSWSFGEVKKPETINYRTYRPEKDGLFCERIFGPEKDWECSCGKYRGMKYKGMICDRCGVKITHSRVRRKRMGHIELAAPIVHIWFFKAMPSRLGNLLAMKTSSLEKVIYFQDYVVIDPGTTELAKFQTLTEEEYRQAREQYGEGSFDADMGAEAVRKLLGSLDLVQLSIDLRKEMQETGSKQKKKDLTNRLKIVESIRDSDNKPEWMVLDVIPVIPPDLRPLVLLDSGNFATSDLNDLYRRIINRNNRLRKLVDLNAPEVIIRNEKRMLQQSVDALFDNNRCKRPVLGSSNRPLKSLTDMIKGKQGRFRENLLGKRVDYSARSVIVVGPRMKLHQCGLPKKIALELYQPFIIRKLKVLGHADTIKSAKKMLERKDEEVWDILESVIQNHPVMLNRAPTLHRMGIQAFEPTLVEGNAIHLHPLVCKGFNADFDGDQMAVHLPLSIEAQVEAHTLMLSTNNIFAPSNGKPIMSPSQDVVMGCNFITISLPNRPGEGMSFTSTDEADYAFSQGVIDLHAKIKVRLPEGQKLKSEEEDVKQGSLVETTFGRILFNSMLPNGMDFYNHSLGSSELSKVISDCYQRLGRRATIELLDDMNQLGFRESTRSGLSFATDDLVTPDTKPKIIGEAEKKALKFKKQYDRGIITDKERKNQVLDAWTHAREQITAEMMEVMKNDDRGGHGYINPVYLMADSGARGGTEQIRQLSGMRGLMAKPSGEIIETPIKSNFREGLTVLEYFSSTHGARKGLADTALKTADSGYLTRKLADVAQNVVITMDDCGTTQGITKGVIYRGEKVEVALADAIKGRVSRQSIVNPITDEVIVRENEMITLDTARRIEKLGLEKIQVRSPMTCDAFLGTCKACYGMDMSSGSMVEEGMAVGIIAAQSIGEPGTQLTMRTFHIGGVAVTDTEEHEKRTNRGGFVRFTRLRLAKNDEGKNVVLTRNGEIAIVDAKGREIENYPVPTGAILDVEEDQEVATGVVLCTWNPHAIPILSEVSGKVRYEDIVEGETMRLERDTSGTTRRTITEHKGDLHPQLVVEDEDGKPLDVYYMPEKANIEVEEGRVIKAGTVIANTPRESGGIKDITGGLPRVTEIFEARKPKDPAVMAEIDGTVELLSEKKRGKRTIIVRNEAGVEREHLVPHGKRFLVHSGDIVRAGQSLIDGPLVPHDILRISGEEAVQQYLLHEIQGVYRSQRVEINDKHIEIIVARMLRKVMVDKPGDTTLLPGLVMDKIEFRLANDHLSKCLKVSDPGDSQQFSEGMIVPKDALEQENAQIEALGGKPAKGSKPKPATASTQLLGITKAAVQSSSFISAASFQETTKVLTEAALAGKVDHLVGLKENVILGHLIPAGTGFRSFQDAEVRINPEALAEMAQNFRREQTREESFPLLMDEGNSGGAAPSALENLLGGGPEMPSPSPQPGPTSPEPTIFDPSPEMGGGSGGEEDLDG; from the coding sequence ATGAGCATTCTCGAAGGCTCGTATGACCGGATTAACGACTACACCGCGGTAAAGATCAGCCTGGCGCGGCCGCACGACATCCGCAGCTGGTCTTTCGGCGAAGTAAAGAAGCCGGAAACGATCAACTACCGCACCTACCGTCCCGAAAAGGACGGCCTGTTCTGCGAGCGCATCTTTGGTCCGGAAAAGGACTGGGAATGCTCTTGCGGCAAGTACCGCGGTATGAAATACAAAGGGATGATCTGCGATCGCTGCGGCGTGAAAATCACGCACAGTCGCGTGCGTCGCAAGCGGATGGGCCATATCGAACTGGCCGCCCCGATCGTCCATATCTGGTTCTTCAAGGCGATGCCGAGCCGACTGGGTAACCTGTTGGCGATGAAGACCTCGAGCCTGGAAAAGGTGATCTACTTCCAGGACTACGTCGTCATCGATCCGGGCACGACCGAGCTGGCCAAGTTCCAGACGCTGACTGAAGAAGAATACCGTCAGGCTCGCGAGCAGTACGGCGAAGGTTCGTTCGACGCGGACATGGGCGCCGAGGCGGTCCGTAAGCTGCTGGGTTCGCTCGACCTGGTTCAGCTGTCGATCGATCTTCGCAAGGAGATGCAGGAGACCGGGTCGAAGCAAAAGAAGAAGGACCTGACCAACCGCCTGAAGATCGTCGAATCGATCCGCGACAGCGACAACAAGCCGGAGTGGATGGTGCTGGACGTGATTCCGGTCATTCCGCCCGACCTGCGTCCGCTCGTTCTGCTCGACTCGGGCAACTTCGCCACGAGCGACTTGAACGACCTCTATCGCCGCATCATCAACCGCAACAACCGTCTGCGGAAGCTGGTCGATCTGAACGCGCCGGAAGTCATCATTCGCAACGAAAAGCGGATGTTGCAGCAATCGGTCGACGCGTTGTTCGACAACAACCGTTGTAAGCGTCCGGTGCTGGGCAGCAGCAATCGCCCGCTGAAGTCGCTGACCGACATGATCAAGGGTAAGCAGGGGCGTTTCCGCGAAAACCTGCTTGGCAAACGCGTCGACTACTCGGCTCGTAGTGTGATCGTGGTTGGTCCGCGGATGAAGTTGCATCAATGCGGCCTGCCGAAGAAGATCGCCCTGGAGCTGTACCAACCGTTCATTATCCGCAAGCTGAAAGTGCTCGGTCACGCCGACACGATCAAGAGCGCCAAGAAGATGCTCGAGCGGAAGGACGAAGAAGTCTGGGACATCTTGGAATCGGTGATCCAGAATCACCCGGTGATGCTCAACCGCGCTCCGACGCTCCACCGCATGGGTATCCAGGCGTTCGAGCCGACCCTGGTCGAAGGTAACGCGATTCACCTCCATCCGCTGGTCTGCAAAGGCTTCAACGCCGACTTCGACGGCGACCAGATGGCGGTGCACTTGCCGCTGTCGATCGAAGCTCAGGTTGAAGCGCACACGCTGATGTTGTCGACCAACAACATTTTCGCGCCATCCAACGGCAAGCCGATCATGAGCCCGTCGCAAGACGTGGTTATGGGTTGCAACTTCATCACGATTTCGCTCCCCAATCGTCCGGGCGAAGGGATGTCGTTTACGTCGACCGACGAAGCCGACTACGCCTTCAGTCAAGGCGTCATCGATCTGCACGCCAAGATCAAGGTGCGTCTGCCGGAAGGTCAGAAGCTGAAGTCGGAAGAGGAAGACGTGAAGCAGGGGAGCCTGGTCGAAACGACCTTCGGCCGCATCCTGTTCAACTCGATGCTTCCCAACGGCATGGACTTCTACAACCACTCGCTCGGATCGAGCGAACTGTCGAAGGTCATTTCGGACTGCTACCAGCGTCTGGGCCGTCGTGCGACGATCGAACTGCTCGACGATATGAACCAGCTCGGTTTCCGCGAATCGACCCGCAGCGGTCTGTCGTTCGCCACCGACGACCTGGTGACGCCGGACACGAAGCCGAAAATTATCGGCGAAGCCGAAAAGAAGGCGCTGAAGTTTAAGAAGCAATACGATCGCGGCATCATCACCGACAAAGAGCGGAAGAATCAGGTGCTCGACGCGTGGACTCACGCTCGGGAACAGATTACCGCCGAGATGATGGAAGTGATGAAGAATGACGACCGCGGCGGTCATGGCTACATCAACCCGGTGTACCTGATGGCCGACTCCGGCGCTCGTGGTGGTACCGAACAGATTCGTCAGCTTTCCGGTATGCGTGGTTTGATGGCCAAGCCGTCCGGCGAAATCATCGAAACCCCGATTAAGTCGAACTTCCGCGAAGGCTTGACGGTGCTCGAGTACTTCTCTTCGACGCACGGCGCCCGTAAGGGTCTGGCCGATACGGCGTTGAAGACGGCCGACTCCGGTTACCTGACGCGTAAGTTGGCCGACGTCGCTCAGAACGTCGTCATCACGATGGACGACTGCGGTACGACTCAAGGCATCACCAAGGGGGTCATCTACCGCGGCGAAAAGGTGGAAGTCGCTTTGGCCGATGCGATCAAGGGTCGCGTCAGCCGCCAAAGCATCGTCAATCCGATTACCGACGAAGTGATCGTTCGCGAAAACGAAATGATCACGCTCGACACCGCTCGCCGGATCGAAAAGCTCGGCCTCGAAAAAATTCAGGTCCGCAGCCCGATGACCTGCGACGCCTTCCTCGGTACCTGTAAAGCTTGTTACGGCATGGACATGTCGTCGGGCTCGATGGTCGAAGAAGGGATGGCGGTCGGCATTATCGCCGCTCAGTCGATTGGTGAACCGGGTACGCAGCTGACGATGCGTACGTTCCACATCGGCGGTGTGGCTGTTACCGACACTGAAGAGCACGAAAAGCGAACCAACCGCGGCGGTTTCGTCCGGTTCACCCGCTTGCGTTTGGCGAAGAACGACGAAGGCAAGAACGTCGTGCTGACCCGCAACGGCGAAATCGCGATCGTTGACGCCAAGGGGCGCGAGATCGAGAACTACCCGGTTCCGACCGGCGCCATCCTCGATGTCGAAGAAGATCAGGAAGTCGCCACCGGCGTCGTCCTTTGCACCTGGAACCCGCATGCGATTCCGATTCTGTCGGAAGTGAGCGGCAAGGTCCGGTACGAGGACATCGTCGAAGGCGAAACGATGCGTCTGGAACGCGATACCAGCGGTACGACGCGTCGCACGATCACCGAACACAAGGGTGATCTCCATCCGCAACTGGTGGTGGAAGACGAAGACGGCAAGCCGCTCGACGTTTACTACATGCCGGAAAAGGCGAACATCGAAGTTGAAGAAGGCCGCGTGATCAAAGCCGGTACGGTGATCGCCAATACGCCCCGCGAATCGGGCGGTATTAAGGACATCACCGGCGGTCTGCCGCGAGTCACCGAAATTTTCGAGGCTCGCAAGCCGAAAGATCCGGCCGTCATGGCCGAAATCGACGGTACCGTCGAACTGCTCAGCGAAAAGAAACGCGGCAAGCGTACGATCATCGTCCGCAACGAAGCTGGCGTCGAACGCGAGCACTTGGTTCCGCACGGTAAACGCTTCCTGGTTCACTCGGGCGACATCGTCCGGGCCGGTCAGTCGTTGATCGATGGGCCGCTGGTTCCGCACGACATCCTGCGGATCTCGGGCGAAGAAGCGGTGCAGCAGTACCTGCTTCACGAGATCCAAGGCGTGTACCGCAGTCAGCGCGTGGAAATCAACGACAAGCATATTGAAATCATCGTCGCTCGCATGCTGCGTAAGGTGATGGTCGATAAGCCGGGCGATACCACGTTGCTGCCGGGGCTGGTGATGGACAAGATCGAGTTCCGCCTGGCGAACGATCATCTGTCGAAGTGCCTGAAGGTGAGCGACCCGGGCGACAGCCAGCAGTTCAGCGAAGGCATGATCGTGCCGAAGGACGCGTTGGAGCAAGAGAACGCCCAGATCGAAGCTCTTGGCGGCAAGCCTGCTAAGGGATCGAAGCCGAAACCGGCGACCGCGTCGACGCAGTTGCTCGGGATCACGAAGGCGGCCGTTCAAAGCTCCAGCTTTATCTCGGCGGCGAGCTTCCAGGAAACGACGAAGGTGCTGACCGAAGCCGCTCTGGCGGGCAAGGTCGACCACTTGGTCGGTCTGAAGGAAAACGTCATCCTGGGTCACTTGATCCCGGCTGGTACCGGTTTCCGCAGCTTCCAGGACGCCGAAGTTCGCATCAACCCGGAAGCGTTGGCCGAAATGGCTCAGAACTTCCGTCGCGAACAGACCCGCGAAGAAAGCTTCCCGCTGCTGATGGACGAAGGCAACAGCGGCGGCGCCGCTCCGTCGGCCCTCGAAAATCTGCTGGGCGGCGGCCCCGAAATGCCGTCCCCCTCGCCACAGCCGGGACCGACCTCGCCCGAGCCGACGATCTTTGATCCGTCGCCGGAGATGGGTGGCGGCAGTGGTGGTGAAGAAGACCTGGACGGCTGA
- the rpsL gene encoding 30S ribosomal protein S12 — protein MPTINQLIRRPRKKKRKFSKSPVLEKCPQKRGVCLQVRTMTPKKPNSALRKICRVRLSNGKEVTVYIPGEGHSLQEHSIVLVRGGRVRDLPGVRYQVVRGSLDALGVNGRKQSRSRYGAKKS, from the coding sequence ATGCCTACGATTAACCAGTTGATTCGGCGACCGCGTAAGAAGAAGCGCAAGTTCTCGAAGTCGCCGGTCCTTGAAAAGTGCCCGCAGAAGCGCGGCGTTTGCCTCCAGGTTCGTACCATGACGCCGAAGAAGCCGAACTCGGCTCTTCGTAAGATTTGCCGCGTTCGTCTGTCGAACGGCAAAGAAGTCACCGTGTACATTCCGGGCGAAGGCCATAGCCTGCAGGAACACTCGATCGTGCTGGTTCGCGGCGGTCGTGTTCGCGACTTGCCGGGCGTTCGCTATCAAGTCGTCCGCGGTTCGCTCGACGCCCTGGGCGTGAACGGCCGTAAGCAGTCTCGCAGCCGTTACGGCGCTAAGAAGAGCTAA
- the rpsG gene encoding 30S ribosomal protein S7 translates to MARITASRDTLKPDPRYGSLLVSKFINCLMYDGKKTVAQNVFYDALDELKKKLPEVEPLDAFTQAIENVKPHIEVRSKRVGGAAYQVPMQVNRTRQQSLAIRWLLFAVRDKKGRPTHLKLADELYAAYNREGAAVTRRENVHRMADANKAFAHFAW, encoded by the coding sequence ATGGCCCGGATTACCGCCAGCCGCGATACCTTGAAGCCCGATCCGCGATACGGATCGCTGCTGGTTAGCAAATTCATCAACTGCCTGATGTACGACGGCAAGAAGACCGTCGCGCAGAACGTCTTCTATGACGCCCTTGACGAACTGAAAAAGAAGTTGCCGGAAGTCGAGCCGTTGGACGCCTTCACCCAGGCGATCGAAAACGTCAAGCCGCATATCGAAGTCCGCTCGAAGCGCGTCGGTGGCGCCGCTTATCAGGTGCCGATGCAGGTCAACCGCACCCGTCAGCAATCGCTGGCCATTCGCTGGTTGCTGTTTGCCGTCCGCGACAAGAAGGGGCGTCCGACGCACCTGAAGTTGGCCGACGAGCTGTACGCCGCCTACAATCGCGAAGGCGCCGCGGTCACTCGCCGCGAAAACGTCCACCGCATGGCCGACGCGAACAAGGCGTTCGCTCACTTTGCCTGGTAG
- the fusA gene encoding elongation factor G: MNRKLETIRNIGVIAHIDAGKTTVTERMLYYSGTSHRVGAVDKGTTETDFDEEERERGITIYSACVTFHWRNHVVNLIDTPGHVDFTAEVERCLRVLDGGVVVFSAREGVEAQSETVWRQANRYKVPRIAFINKMDREGANFEGTLDEIRNRLKANPVAIQIPIGAGPPHLAEAFRGIIDLVEMKQLTFDNEVSPPAIKLSDIAEDQLQRAQEWREKMLEPLYDLSEELMELSLAEEPIPADLIRSVLRQATLSHQIQPVLCGSALDGIGVQPVLDGVTYYLPSPQDVPPVEGTNPTKKDAKETRSPDPDEPFCGLVFKILPAKHGDMTWVRVYSGMLKQNSRLLNPGQEIKENCAQLWHIQASRKDQVESVGAGDIVGVIGLRHSVTGDTLCDTKAPILLESIEFPETVISMAIEPESSAEKDKLADTLEMMKRQDPTFRATESKDTGQTVISGMGELHLEVIRHKLLRDFKLDVKVHKPRVSYRETVGGSAKVTGECHRVVGGQQLFAKLTIQLEHVDNPAQPVVVMTKCPPDKVPFSLIEAAMEELQQRGAGGGVIGGFPLGDIKITILDAEIAEVGSNDTAFAIAAGDAFEKAMRAAKPVLLEPIMKLQIVTPEDHLGDFVGDIMKRRGEIAKTETRNGEALIDAHAPLAELFGYSSAMRSLSQGRASSSMEPLKYAAAPQEVANTFLM, translated from the coding sequence ATGAACCGCAAGCTAGAGACAATTCGAAACATCGGGGTGATCGCCCACATCGACGCCGGCAAGACGACGGTGACCGAGCGGATGCTCTATTACTCCGGCACGTCGCATCGCGTCGGCGCGGTCGATAAGGGAACGACTGAGACCGACTTTGACGAAGAAGAGCGCGAACGCGGCATCACGATCTATTCGGCGTGCGTGACGTTCCACTGGCGCAATCACGTCGTCAACCTGATCGATACGCCTGGCCACGTCGACTTTACGGCCGAGGTTGAGCGTTGCCTGCGGGTGCTCGACGGCGGCGTCGTCGTCTTCAGCGCTCGCGAAGGGGTTGAGGCGCAAAGTGAAACCGTTTGGCGACAGGCGAATCGCTACAAGGTTCCGCGAATCGCGTTCATCAACAAGATGGACCGTGAAGGCGCCAACTTCGAAGGGACGCTCGACGAAATTCGCAATCGTCTGAAAGCGAACCCGGTTGCGATCCAGATCCCGATCGGCGCTGGTCCGCCCCACCTGGCCGAAGCGTTCCGCGGCATCATCGATCTGGTCGAGATGAAGCAGCTCACCTTCGACAACGAAGTCTCGCCTCCGGCGATAAAGCTGTCCGACATTGCGGAAGACCAGCTCCAGCGGGCCCAGGAGTGGCGAGAAAAGATGCTCGAGCCGCTTTATGATCTCAGCGAAGAGTTGATGGAGCTGAGCCTGGCCGAAGAGCCGATTCCGGCCGATCTGATTCGCAGCGTATTGCGTCAGGCGACCCTCTCGCACCAAATTCAGCCGGTGTTGTGCGGTTCGGCCCTCGATGGAATCGGGGTGCAGCCGGTGCTCGACGGCGTGACCTACTACCTGCCGAGCCCGCAAGACGTGCCGCCGGTCGAAGGAACCAATCCCACCAAGAAAGACGCGAAAGAAACGCGTTCGCCTGATCCGGACGAGCCGTTCTGCGGACTCGTGTTTAAGATCTTGCCTGCCAAGCATGGCGACATGACATGGGTGCGGGTTTACTCGGGCATGCTCAAGCAGAACTCGCGTCTGCTGAATCCGGGTCAAGAGATCAAAGAGAACTGCGCCCAGCTGTGGCACATCCAGGCGTCTCGCAAAGACCAGGTCGAATCAGTCGGCGCAGGGGACATTGTCGGCGTGATTGGCCTGCGTCATTCGGTCACCGGCGACACGCTCTGCGATACGAAAGCCCCGATTTTGCTCGAGTCAATCGAGTTTCCGGAAACGGTCATCTCGATGGCGATCGAGCCGGAATCGTCGGCCGAAAAGGACAAGCTGGCCGATACGCTGGAGATGATGAAGCGCCAGGACCCGACGTTCCGGGCGACCGAAAGCAAGGACACCGGGCAGACCGTGATCAGCGGAATGGGGGAATTGCACCTCGAGGTGATTCGCCACAAGCTGCTGCGAGATTTCAAGCTCGACGTGAAGGTCCACAAACCGCGGGTCAGTTATCGCGAAACGGTCGGCGGCTCGGCGAAAGTCACCGGCGAATGTCACCGGGTGGTCGGCGGCCAGCAGCTGTTCGCGAAGCTGACGATTCAGCTGGAACATGTCGATAATCCGGCGCAACCGGTTGTCGTGATGACGAAATGCCCCCCCGATAAGGTTCCTTTCTCGCTGATCGAAGCGGCGATGGAAGAGCTGCAACAGCGGGGCGCTGGCGGCGGCGTGATCGGCGGATTTCCGCTGGGGGACATCAAAATCACGATTCTGGACGCGGAAATCGCCGAAGTCGGCTCCAACGACACCGCATTTGCGATTGCGGCGGGAGACGCCTTTGAAAAGGCGATGCGAGCGGCCAAGCCGGTGCTGCTTGAGCCGATTATGAAGCTGCAAATCGTCACGCCGGAGGATCATCTCGGCGATTTCGTCGGGGATATCATGAAACGCCGAGGGGAAATCGCGAAAACGGAAACCCGCAACGGCGAAGCCCTGATCGACGCCCACGCTCCGCTGGCCGAATTGTTCGGATATTCGAGCGCGATGCGTAGTTTGAGCCAGGGGCGAGCCAGTTCTTCGATGGAGCCGCTGAAATACGCGGCGGCTCCGCAGGAAGTGGCGAATACGTTTTTGATGTGA
- the rpsJ gene encoding 30S ribosomal protein S10, with amino-acid sequence MPQEVIRIRMEAYDHSILDQSALEIVDTAKRTHSEVHGPIPLPTRIERYTVLSGPHVDKKARQQFEIRTHKRLIDIVQATAKTIEALNKLNLPAGVDIKIKATSR; translated from the coding sequence GTGCCCCAAGAAGTTATTCGCATTCGGATGGAAGCCTACGACCACTCGATCCTCGATCAGAGTGCTCTGGAAATCGTAGATACCGCCAAGCGAACGCATTCGGAGGTTCACGGCCCGATTCCGTTGCCGACCCGTATTGAGCGCTACACCGTGCTCTCGGGCCCGCACGTTGACAAGAAGGCTCGTCAGCAGTTTGAGATTCGCACGCACAAGCGTCTGATCGACATTGTGCAGGCGACCGCCAAGACGATTGAAGCTTTGAATAAGCTGAATCTGCCGGCGGGCGTTGATATTAAGATCAAGGCGACCTCGCGATAG
- the rplC gene encoding 50S ribosomal protein L3 — translation MTQVFDESGNVVPVTVIEAGPCHVLQLKTQERDGYEAVQLGFGDKPRRLASRSERGQVAPLSSKRAKKLAAAGVEAAAKPDCEPKKFVRELRGSVEGFELGQEVKVGVLADVKAVDIVGTSKGRGYAGVMKRHNFAGQRATHGVKKVHRHTGGTGCSAYPSRTFKGLRMSGQYGAAKVTQRNVKVVKVDEENNLILVYGAAPGPNGGYVVVKATNMV, via the coding sequence ATGACCCAGGTTTTTGACGAATCTGGCAACGTCGTCCCGGTTACGGTCATCGAAGCAGGTCCGTGTCACGTGCTCCAGCTGAAAACGCAGGAGCGCGATGGCTACGAAGCAGTGCAGTTGGGTTTTGGTGATAAGCCCCGCCGCCTGGCCAGTCGTAGCGAACGTGGTCAAGTCGCTCCTCTTTCCAGCAAGCGCGCCAAGAAGCTCGCCGCCGCCGGCGTCGAAGCTGCGGCCAAGCCCGATTGCGAACCGAAGAAGTTTGTCCGTGAGCTTCGTGGTTCGGTCGAAGGCTTTGAGCTGGGCCAAGAAGTCAAGGTCGGCGTTCTGGCCGATGTGAAGGCGGTTGATATCGTCGGCACTAGCAAGGGTCGCGGTTATGCGGGCGTGATGAAACGTCACAACTTCGCCGGTCAGCGTGCTACCCACGGCGTGAAGAAGGTTCACCGTCATACCGGCGGTACCGGTTGCTCCGCCTACCCGAGTCGGACGTTCAAAGGTTTGCGGATGTCGGGTCAGTATGGCGCCGCCAAGGTCACGCAGCGGAACGTCAAGGTTGTGAAAGTGGACGAAGAAAACAACCTGATTCTCGTCTACGGCGCTGCTCCTGGTCCGAACGGCGGTTATGTCGTCGTCAAAGCAACGAACATGGTTTAA